One window from the genome of Pyrobaculum ferrireducens encodes:
- a CDS encoding MFS transporter yields MDTSTLKADLRAYSLLSTPYSLVVFLLPFYILELGGGELEIGLAFSTYALAVVAIRPVAGASADLLGRRLTNMVGAAVLVAAMALLGCSSQILHIYMALFLAGVASSLVNVATIAYISDIGGLENPNLYSKMRIAAAVGAVGGGAFIPITYLLDKLWGYAPAFKTSALALAIISATSLLLLPSETVHLAARHKEENIRVAGCIVAVAFLLGLATGLYGPQILPYLHGKFSLSPFSAILVYLPAVFSWLYGPRLARPDAPLLLAGGVLMAVALVGMATAQSPVVFSLWWVLESLGTAIASTSLDQSLSRYVAGAYWGRGYGIYQAVNNLGYAMGAAASGVLANPFFSAVAPLVVMMLLAAICSKLR; encoded by the coding sequence TTGGACACGAGCACATTAAAAGCTGATCTCAGGGCGTATTCCCTACTCTCCACTCCCTACTCCCTCGTAGTTTTCCTACTCCCATTCTACATCCTGGAGCTCGGCGGCGGGGAGCTGGAGATTGGCCTCGCGTTCTCAACGTACGCCCTGGCGGTGGTAGCGATACGTCCTGTTGCGGGAGCCTCCGCCGACCTTCTTGGTAGGAGGCTTACCAACATGGTGGGAGCCGCCGTGTTGGTCGCCGCCATGGCTTTGCTAGGTTGCTCCAGCCAAATTTTGCATATATACATGGCGCTGTTCCTCGCCGGGGTTGCCTCAAGCCTAGTCAACGTGGCCACAATAGCCTATATATCTGACATTGGGGGCCTGGAGAATCCCAACTTGTACTCCAAAATGAGGATTGCGGCGGCTGTCGGCGCAGTAGGCGGCGGCGCGTTTATACCAATCACATACCTTCTAGACAAGCTGTGGGGCTACGCGCCGGCCTTCAAGACATCTGCCCTAGCCCTCGCTATAATATCTGCGACCTCTCTCCTACTACTGCCGAGTGAAACTGTCCACCTGGCGGCCCGTCACAAGGAGGAAAATATCAGAGTTGCGGGTTGTATAGTCGCCGTGGCGTTTCTCCTGGGGCTAGCCACCGGCTTGTACGGACCTCAGATTCTGCCATATCTACACGGTAAGTTCTCTCTCTCGCCGTTTTCAGCAATTCTAGTCTACCTCCCAGCCGTCTTCTCGTGGCTATACGGGCCGAGACTCGCCAGGCCAGACGCGCCCCTTTTATTGGCTGGCGGCGTCTTAATGGCCGTCGCCTTAGTCGGCATGGCCACGGCGCAGAGCCCCGTCGTGTTTTCCCTATGGTGGGTGTTGGAGAGCCTGGGGACGGCGATCGCCTCTACCTCGCTTGACCAGTCACTATCGAGGTACGTGGCTGGCGCCTACTGGGGCAGGGGTTACGGGATATACCAAGCTGTAAATAACCTCGGCTACGCCATGGGGGCGGCGGCCTCTGGAGTGCTGGCAAATCCCTTTTTCAGCGCCGTCGCGCCGCTTGTCGTAATGATGCTCCTCGCCGCTATATGTTCAAAACTCCGATAA
- a CDS encoding isoaspartyl peptidase/L-asparaginase, giving the protein MKPVVAVHGGAGQWRVDEQRRNRVLKILADAIVEGLHAAERGSALDAVVAAVEYMERSGVFNAGYGSVYAIDGRIYMDAGVMDGRVKKAGAVAAVDGVKSAVRLARYVLENTDHVIISGEGAKLLAARAGLLDHSHKFYTEEKNKRFYEVLQEARQGRWYYKKLVEFMGDTVGAVAVDRDGNVAAATSTGGVWLKWPGRIGDSPIPGAGFWAENGVGAFSATGVGEVIIMSALSLRARDELLKTGDVATALETVVRRVTEIYGPDTVGIIGVDSKGSPAYAYNTKGMARGWGKGGEIYVDI; this is encoded by the coding sequence GTGAAGCCGGTAGTCGCCGTCCACGGCGGGGCTGGGCAATGGAGGGTTGATGAACAGCGCAGGAACCGCGTTTTGAAGATCCTCGCAGATGCAATAGTAGAGGGCTTGCACGCGGCTGAGAGGGGTAGCGCCCTCGACGCCGTGGTCGCCGCTGTGGAGTATATGGAGAGGAGCGGCGTCTTCAACGCTGGGTATGGCTCGGTGTACGCCATAGATGGGAGAATCTACATGGACGCGGGGGTGATGGATGGACGTGTTAAGAAGGCGGGCGCCGTCGCCGCCGTCGACGGTGTTAAGAGCGCCGTGAGGCTGGCGCGCTACGTCTTAGAAAACACCGACCACGTAATAATATCTGGCGAAGGCGCGAAGCTGTTGGCTGCGAGAGCCGGCCTGCTGGATCACAGCCATAAATTCTACACCGAGGAGAAAAACAAAAGGTTCTACGAGGTGCTCCAGGAGGCTAGGCAGGGGAGGTGGTACTACAAGAAACTTGTAGAATTTATGGGGGACACCGTCGGCGCCGTCGCTGTGGATAGGGACGGCAACGTGGCCGCCGCGACCTCCACAGGAGGGGTGTGGCTGAAGTGGCCTGGGAGGATTGGCGACAGCCCGATCCCCGGGGCTGGCTTCTGGGCGGAGAACGGGGTGGGGGCCTTCAGCGCCACCGGCGTGGGCGAGGTCATAATAATGTCTGCCCTGTCGCTGAGGGCGCGCGACGAGCTTTTAAAGACGGGCGACGTGGCTACTGCTCTGGAGACTGTCGTGAGACGTGTTACCGAGATCTACGGCCCAGACACCGTGGGCATAATTGGAGTAGACTCCAAGGGGAGCCCGGCCTACGCCTATAACACAAAGGGGATGGCGAGGGGGTGGGGAAAAGGAGGCGAGATTTATGTAGATATTTAA
- a CDS encoding thioredoxin family protein codes for MDEIDRLLWKKALELSSGDRKPRCCTVSYAPGHVLRGGVQLKNALYGCKVTFIMFFGKTCPYCQMFDPIFRQVGERYSDVANFVKADIEEFYQLAASLGVMGTPTTVAFYNGQPVDLAPGFMTAPQFKIFVESVLSRAGCK; via the coding sequence ATGGATGAAATCGACAGATTGCTGTGGAAAAAAGCTCTGGAGCTCAGTAGTGGAGACAGGAAGCCCAGATGTTGCACAGTCAGCTACGCGCCAGGCCACGTCCTAAGAGGCGGGGTCCAGCTAAAAAACGCACTTTATGGATGTAAAGTGACTTTTATTATGTTCTTCGGAAAGACATGTCCATACTGCCAGATGTTTGACCCAATCTTCCGACAGGTAGGCGAGCGCTATAGCGACGTCGCAAATTTCGTGAAGGCAGATATAGAGGAGTTCTACCAACTAGCCGCCTCCCTAGGCGTCATGGGAACACCCACGACAGTGGCTTTCTACAACGGACAGCCTGTAGATCTCGCCCCCGGCTTCATGACGGCCCCGCAGTTTAAAATATTCGTCGAGTCGGTGCTCTCGAGAGCGGGCTGTAAATAA
- a CDS encoding 30S ribosomal protein S4, producing the protein MGGLKKPKKRYLAGKPKKIWNKSLLLEELQLMGEYGLRNKKELWLARARLKWIVRRARSLLSMTAEERAPLEMPFKEKLYKMGFIEDPNVSLDRILSLDVRAVLERRLQTVIYRMGLAKSIYHARQLIVHGHVAVAGRRVTSPGFLVPRELEDKISLIQ; encoded by the coding sequence ATGGGTGGCTTGAAGAAGCCTAAGAAGAGATACCTCGCCGGTAAGCCGAAGAAGATCTGGAACAAGTCTCTTTTGCTAGAGGAGCTCCAGCTGATGGGTGAGTACGGGCTTAGGAATAAGAAGGAGCTGTGGCTTGCAAGGGCGAGGCTGAAGTGGATTGTGAGGCGCGCCCGCTCTCTGCTTTCTATGACTGCCGAGGAGAGGGCGCCGCTTGAGATGCCGTTTAAGGAGAAGCTCTACAAGATGGGGTTTATCGAAGATCCCAACGTCTCTCTAGATAGAATACTGTCGCTTGATGTGAGGGCTGTATTAGAGAGGAGGTTGCAAACAGTTATATACAGGATGGGGCTGGCGAAGTCTATATACCACGCTAGGCAGTTGATAGTACATGGACACGTGGCTGTGGCGGGGAGGAGGGTTACCTCCCCGGGCTTTCTAGTGCCCAGGGAGCTTGAGGATAAGATTTCTCTCATCCAGTGA
- a CDS encoding ABC transporter substrate-binding protein: MKIKIVLLAIMILGAALFAQYTPPTTSPGPAVDKIIGKSVPIAQAAAAVKAGDIDVYIFGMRASLAAPLKGDPTVALYTAAAGFNDIVLNPAPTNPPCLNPFSDREIRFAMQFVVDRDYVANEIFKGFAVPMYIWLSPYDPTYSVVADIISQLGIRYDLDYAKSVVDRRMPQLGATKGADGKWYCGGKPVTVIGLIRIEDERKDIGDAFASALEQLGFTVDRKYVTFDVAIQTVYGTDPKEFQWHFYTEGWGKGALDRWDTSSISQYCASWFGYMPGWGTTGWYNYANETIDKITDTLYKGAFKSFQEYVDLYRQATLMCVSESIRVFVNTNLNAYVASPNLKGVTVDLGAGLRASVYNARNWYVPGKDVVNVGHLWIWTASSAWNPVPQGGFTDVYSVDWYRMMYDPAMWNHPFTGEPMPFRATYSVETKGPDGYFDVPADAYRWDAKQKAWVSAGGAKAKSKVVINYAKYIGAKWHDGQPIKLADVLYIYAFLWDISNDPKKVARESGVASYVNSTMAIIKGIRIINDTAIEVYVDYWHFDPNYIAAQAVITPDMPWEVYYAVDQLVYVNQTYAASRAGATKYNVQWLSLILKDHAKAAATVLQSAADKGVFPENWFKIGDKVLFTKDEALARYRAAVDWYNKYSHMVISQGPFYLYAIDTAKQYIELRAYRDPTYPYKPGAFYFGTASPVSVKAINVPTIAVGQSGSVSISLEVPPDAGKIYYKWGIIDPTTGKFVYISDLASASAAPLTVTIPADVASKLTANKAYKFWLLTYAENVPVVSEATQVFIPKTAAPTTPTTTPTPTPSPTPSPTPSPQPTSPPPPTVVTTTTALPATGTTEALAAGVVGLLAVLGALAFALRKRGGGKEETKVR, translated from the coding sequence GGTCCAGCTGTTGATAAAATCATCGGTAAATCTGTACCGATTGCCCAGGCGGCCGCCGCGGTTAAGGCTGGCGACATAGATGTCTATATATTCGGCATGAGAGCGTCGCTGGCGGCTCCGCTTAAGGGAGATCCGACTGTCGCGCTCTACACAGCTGCCGCCGGCTTCAACGACATAGTTCTCAACCCCGCGCCGACAAATCCGCCTTGTCTCAACCCGTTCTCCGACCGCGAGATTAGGTTCGCCATGCAGTTTGTTGTGGATAGGGACTACGTGGCGAATGAAATTTTCAAGGGGTTCGCCGTGCCGATGTACATCTGGCTGTCCCCCTACGACCCCACATATTCTGTGGTGGCTGACATAATTTCACAGCTTGGGATAAGGTACGACCTAGACTACGCCAAGTCTGTGGTGGATAGGAGAATGCCCCAGCTGGGCGCCACGAAGGGCGCCGACGGCAAGTGGTACTGTGGGGGTAAGCCGGTGACGGTAATAGGTCTGATCCGCATCGAGGACGAGCGTAAGGACATCGGCGACGCCTTCGCCTCGGCCCTTGAGCAATTGGGATTCACAGTGGATAGGAAGTATGTAACGTTTGACGTGGCGATACAGACTGTATACGGAACCGATCCCAAGGAGTTCCAGTGGCATTTCTACACCGAGGGCTGGGGTAAGGGCGCACTTGACAGGTGGGATACAAGCTCTATTTCGCAGTACTGCGCCTCGTGGTTTGGCTACATGCCCGGGTGGGGCACCACTGGCTGGTACAACTACGCAAATGAGACAATAGACAAGATTACGGACACGTTATATAAGGGCGCCTTTAAGTCCTTCCAAGAATATGTAGATCTCTATAGACAGGCCACTTTAATGTGTGTCAGTGAGTCGATAAGGGTGTTTGTCAATACAAATCTAAACGCCTACGTAGCCTCACCCAACCTAAAAGGTGTAACTGTTGACCTAGGCGCCGGGCTGAGGGCTTCTGTGTACAACGCAAGGAACTGGTACGTGCCAGGTAAAGACGTGGTTAACGTGGGCCACCTGTGGATCTGGACCGCGTCAAGTGCCTGGAACCCGGTTCCGCAGGGCGGCTTCACCGACGTCTATTCGGTTGATTGGTACAGGATGATGTACGACCCAGCGATGTGGAACCATCCGTTTACCGGCGAGCCGATGCCGTTTAGGGCCACCTACTCTGTGGAAACTAAGGGGCCAGACGGGTATTTCGACGTTCCGGCTGATGCCTATAGATGGGACGCAAAGCAGAAGGCTTGGGTCAGCGCTGGCGGCGCCAAGGCCAAATCAAAGGTAGTCATCAACTACGCTAAATACATAGGTGCCAAGTGGCACGACGGCCAGCCGATAAAGCTGGCCGATGTGTTGTATATCTATGCATTCCTGTGGGATATTTCTAACGATCCGAAAAAGGTGGCCCGCGAGTCTGGCGTTGCTTCATATGTGAATAGCACGATGGCGATAATTAAGGGGATTAGGATAATAAACGACACGGCGATTGAGGTCTACGTCGACTACTGGCACTTCGACCCCAACTACATAGCGGCGCAAGCCGTGATAACTCCAGACATGCCTTGGGAGGTCTACTACGCGGTGGATCAGCTGGTCTACGTGAATCAGACATACGCCGCTTCTAGGGCTGGGGCTACCAAATACAATGTGCAGTGGCTGTCGCTGATTTTGAAAGACCACGCCAAGGCGGCCGCTACTGTTCTACAGTCGGCGGCTGATAAAGGCGTTTTCCCAGAAAACTGGTTTAAGATCGGGGACAAGGTCCTATTTACGAAAGACGAAGCTTTGGCGAGGTACAGGGCCGCTGTGGATTGGTACAACAAGTACAGCCACATGGTGATATCCCAGGGCCCGTTCTATCTCTACGCGATAGACACAGCTAAGCAGTACATCGAGCTTAGGGCGTATAGAGATCCCACCTACCCCTACAAGCCAGGTGCATTCTACTTTGGTACCGCGTCACCTGTGTCTGTCAAGGCGATTAATGTTCCCACGATCGCCGTGGGCCAATCCGGCTCTGTGTCTATTTCGCTGGAGGTGCCGCCGGACGCCGGTAAGATATACTACAAGTGGGGCATTATAGACCCAACCACTGGGAAATTTGTATACATATCGGATTTAGCCTCGGCGAGCGCCGCACCTCTTACAGTTACGATACCTGCAGATGTGGCGTCGAAGTTAACGGCTAACAAGGCGTATAAATTCTGGCTACTGACTTACGCGGAGAACGTGCCGGTGGTCTCCGAGGCGACTCAGGTATTCATACCAAAGACCGCGGCCCCCACCACGCCAACCACAACGCCTACCCCGACCCCATCGCCCACGCCTTCTCCAACTCCATCGCCACAGCCCACTTCTCCGCCGCCTCCGACCGTGGTGACTACCACGACGGCTTTGCCTGCCACCGGCACTACAGAGGCTCTAGCCGCCGGTGTAGTTGGTTTACTCGCCGTGTTAGGTGCTTTAGCCTTCGCGCTTAGGAAGAGAGGCGGGGGTAAAGAGGAGACGAAGGTTAGATAG
- a CDS encoding UbiA-like polyprenyltransferase → MSFDPEVVGATTVRILRFIRVEHTVFTLPMAYAAALLAGGELDLWRALFIGLAVFGLRTAGMSWNNIADYPIDKLNPRTQRRMLVSGKVSFKEAYGVFLFGALTFVLSAAALGPWPLALSIPYLLVVVSYPYAKRIHCLPHIHLGAVYALVPLGASIAVYPSDIVAALSNTPWLLVLAAALWVAGFDVMYSKNDCEFDKSHGLGSIPACFGLRAADYAAFALLATSAALNILNYLVHRLGPVGLAVTLVGAALEVYSAVLGARGQEATGFNLNLSVGLLIPLGIFIGVLNI, encoded by the coding sequence GTGTCGTTTGACCCCGAGGTCGTCGGCGCGACGACGGTTAGAATACTTAGATTTATTAGGGTTGAGCACACGGTTTTCACACTGCCAATGGCTTACGCCGCCGCGTTGCTAGCGGGAGGCGAACTAGATCTCTGGAGGGCCCTCTTTATAGGGCTTGCTGTATTTGGCCTACGGACCGCCGGCATGTCGTGGAACAACATAGCAGACTACCCGATAGATAAACTCAACCCCAGGACACAGCGCCGCATGTTGGTTTCGGGGAAGGTCAGCTTCAAGGAGGCGTACGGCGTCTTCTTATTCGGCGCCTTGACTTTTGTCCTGTCGGCGGCCGCGTTGGGGCCGTGGCCCCTGGCGCTGTCGATCCCATACCTGTTGGTAGTCGTTTCGTACCCATACGCGAAGAGGATCCACTGCCTCCCCCATATACACCTAGGCGCGGTCTACGCGCTTGTGCCCCTGGGCGCCAGCATCGCCGTGTATCCCTCAGACATCGTAGCCGCCCTGTCCAACACGCCTTGGCTTCTCGTACTCGCCGCAGCACTGTGGGTCGCCGGCTTTGACGTAATGTACTCAAAAAACGACTGTGAATTCGACAAGTCACACGGCCTCGGTAGCATACCAGCGTGCTTCGGCTTGAGGGCTGCCGACTACGCGGCGTTTGCACTACTGGCCACCTCAGCGGCGTTGAACATACTCAACTACCTAGTCCACCGTCTGGGGCCCGTCGGGCTTGCGGTGACTCTCGTAGGGGCGGCTCTTGAGGTCTACTCAGCAGTGCTCGGGGCGAGGGGGCAGGAAGCCACAGGATTCAACCTTAATCTGTCGGTGGGACTGCTGATACCGTTAGGGATATTTATCGGAGTTTTGAACATATAG
- a CDS encoding ABC transporter permease, whose amino-acid sequence MIREFFKSPAGLAGAAILILFSLISIYVVLTFPLDYGTKYWSNPKFWEDYPKLVPPVWYNYFVPYRLPQHYVKNMYRPSEVSENVKRWVFNYTLDSDKFPTGIIFKYSNLTFYGDVPVISLKVKRPDGREVVLLDYDTGIPPPRPGEAAPYVRFVENPRSIILSADPQAIRKVTAFANDLGVACTTSDVREASLLPYIVFGQPLSKNCVAESFKTLKGTYVFEVEMVGDPRDEIGLVRLVIQGAVYGAMGSDYLGRDLAQGLLFGFPVALFIGGVVALLSTLVGLALGILSGYVGGRVDEGIQRFADVMNNLPTLPLLILFVFVLGRSIFNIILVLVVFGWAGTAIIVRSMVLSIKSSQFVEAAKLAGASSWWIMRRHILPPVLPYAFALMIFAIPGAILSEASLSFLGLGDPSIPTWGQILQQAFDNGALQNFAWWWILPPGLLIIVTAVGFVLVFFALEPIVNPRLKRQ is encoded by the coding sequence ATGATTAGGGAGTTTTTTAAGAGTCCAGCGGGGCTGGCGGGAGCGGCGATTCTGATACTGTTCTCGCTGATTTCGATATACGTGGTGTTAACCTTCCCGCTTGACTACGGCACCAAGTACTGGTCAAATCCGAAATTCTGGGAGGACTATCCGAAGCTTGTCCCGCCTGTTTGGTACAACTACTTCGTGCCGTATAGATTACCCCAGCATTATGTTAAAAATATGTATAGGCCTAGTGAGGTGTCTGAAAATGTGAAAAGGTGGGTGTTTAATTATACCCTAGACTCAGATAAATTCCCCACTGGGATAATTTTCAAATACTCAAATCTGACCTTCTACGGAGATGTCCCAGTGATTTCTCTTAAAGTAAAGAGGCCAGACGGCAGAGAGGTCGTCTTGCTTGACTACGATACAGGTATACCTCCGCCTAGGCCTGGAGAGGCGGCGCCGTATGTTAGGTTTGTGGAGAACCCCAGATCTATTATCCTCAGCGCAGATCCCCAAGCTATAAGGAAGGTGACAGCCTTTGCTAACGATCTGGGGGTTGCCTGCACCACCTCGGACGTCAGAGAGGCCTCTTTGTTGCCCTACATAGTCTTTGGCCAGCCCCTTTCCAAAAACTGCGTAGCTGAGTCGTTTAAGACGCTGAAGGGCACCTATGTTTTCGAGGTTGAGATGGTGGGAGACCCGAGAGATGAGATCGGTCTCGTCCGCCTCGTCATCCAGGGCGCTGTCTACGGCGCGATGGGGTCAGATTACCTAGGCCGCGACCTCGCCCAAGGCCTATTATTTGGCTTCCCCGTGGCTCTCTTCATCGGCGGCGTGGTGGCGTTGCTCTCCACCTTGGTGGGGCTGGCTTTGGGCATTCTCAGTGGCTACGTCGGCGGTAGAGTAGACGAGGGGATTCAGAGATTTGCAGACGTCATGAATAACCTGCCCACCCTCCCACTCCTTATTCTATTTGTCTTTGTGCTTGGACGCAGTATTTTCAACATAATACTGGTGTTAGTGGTCTTTGGCTGGGCTGGCACCGCGATTATTGTCAGATCTATGGTGTTGAGCATAAAGTCGAGTCAGTTCGTCGAGGCTGCGAAGCTGGCTGGGGCTAGTAGCTGGTGGATTATGAGGAGGCATATACTGCCGCCGGTGTTGCCCTACGCCTTTGCCCTCATGATATTTGCAATACCGGGGGCCATATTGTCTGAGGCTAGCCTCAGCTTTCTGGGGCTGGGCGATCCCTCGATACCCACCTGGGGCCAGATTTTGCAACAGGCTTTCGACAACGGCGCACTTCAGAACTTCGCGTGGTGGTGGATCCTGCCGCCCGGCCTGTTGATTATCGTGACGGCGGTTGGGTTTGTGCTGGTGTTCTTCGCTCTGGAGCCTATTGTCAACCCCAGGCTCAAGCGGCAATAA
- a CDS encoding ABC transporter permease — protein sequence MASLAKTLIVKAVTLIIVLIGVLFLLAIIMGATGLSDKVLNSTLTAEVQEYKQQLSRQIKDPTVLERAVEEYKKERAAALGLDKPWYVRLPQLIYRLLFLDLGYSRTLQSSWGSNKISDLIIDRLPNTIILTTTGILFTSLVGIWMGLYIGSNIGSRSDRVVSISSAASYALPLWFTGLVLILALAYGPKVLWGVQIFPPGGMVSVPPPKEPLAYALDLLWHLALPLMASFIVFFGSWAYTTRNIVFNVSQEDFVNFARAKGLPEGVVRSRYILRPSLPPILTNLILSLAYSISGYIITERVFNWPGMGSLYYQAITALDEPVIFALTYVFTLVYIVARFILEVLYVVVDPRIRLS from the coding sequence ATGGCTTCTCTTGCAAAAACGCTTATCGTAAAGGCCGTAACTCTCATAATTGTTTTAATCGGCGTACTGTTTCTATTAGCTATTATAATGGGGGCAACAGGCCTGTCTGATAAGGTACTAAACTCCACATTAACTGCCGAGGTGCAGGAATATAAACAACAGCTTAGTAGGCAGATAAAGGACCCTACAGTTTTGGAAAGGGCTGTTGAGGAGTATAAGAAGGAGAGGGCCGCGGCGCTGGGTCTCGACAAGCCTTGGTACGTGAGGTTGCCTCAGTTAATCTACAGGTTGTTATTTCTAGATTTGGGGTATTCCAGGACATTACAGTCGTCTTGGGGATCTAACAAGATATCTGACCTAATCATAGATCGGCTACCTAACACCATCATACTCACCACCACGGGTATACTCTTCACCTCTCTTGTGGGCATATGGATGGGTCTGTACATAGGCTCTAATATTGGAAGCAGATCTGATAGGGTTGTCTCTATCTCATCGGCGGCTTCCTACGCCCTCCCGCTGTGGTTTACGGGCCTCGTTTTAATACTGGCCCTCGCCTATGGGCCTAAGGTGTTGTGGGGTGTGCAGATATTCCCGCCGGGGGGTATGGTGTCTGTGCCCCCTCCCAAGGAGCCGCTGGCGTATGCCCTCGACTTGTTGTGGCACCTAGCACTGCCCCTCATGGCCTCATTCATTGTGTTCTTCGGAAGCTGGGCGTATACCACCAGGAACATAGTCTTTAACGTGTCGCAAGAGGATTTTGTTAACTTCGCCAGGGCTAAGGGCCTCCCGGAGGGTGTGGTGAGGAGTAGGTATATTCTCCGGCCATCTCTGCCGCCTATATTGACAAACTTAATTCTAAGCCTTGCATATTCCATTTCTGGCTACATAATTACCGAGAGGGTCTTCAACTGGCCTGGGATGGGGTCGCTTTATTACCAAGCGATTACGGCGCTGGACGAGCCGGTGATTTTCGCCTTGACGTATGTCTTCACCTTGGTTTATATCGTGGCTAGGTTTATCCTGGAGGTTCTCTACGTCGTGGTGGATCCGCGTATTAGGTTGTCATGA
- a CDS encoding 30S ribosomal protein S13, whose product MSQEMRAIVRIGDTDLNGGNEVAYSLAKIKGIGIATAYAICWKLGIDPHAILGALPEEQINKLDWAVRNLHELAPAWFLNRRKDPETGRDIHLIGSELVLAAKRDVDLAKKLKSWRGVRHSLGLKVRGQRTVTTGRFGATAGVTKKKAAAGGK is encoded by the coding sequence GTGTCTCAGGAAATGAGGGCCATCGTACGTATTGGCGATACGGATCTTAACGGGGGGAATGAGGTGGCTTACTCCCTGGCTAAAATCAAGGGAATTGGCATAGCCACTGCCTATGCGATTTGTTGGAAGCTGGGTATAGATCCCCACGCCATCCTAGGCGCGCTCCCGGAGGAGCAGATTAACAAACTTGACTGGGCGGTGCGGAACCTCCACGAACTGGCGCCCGCCTGGTTTTTAAATAGAAGGAAGGACCCAGAGACGGGTAGAGATATCCACTTGATTGGCTCTGAGCTCGTGCTGGCGGCTAAGAGAGATGTGGACCTGGCGAAGAAGTTGAAGAGCTGGAGGGGTGTCAGACACTCTCTTGGCTTAAAGGTTAGAGGCCAGAGGACGGTTACCACTGGGAGGTTTGGGGCTACTGCCGGCGTTACTAAGAAGAAGGCCGCCGCTGGGGGTAAGTAA
- a CDS encoding 50S ribosomal protein L6, which yields MRVAYSVEEVEVPKGVSVAIEKTGPFDYLVKVKGPLGEVVKEFRNTPVVMSLQDGRIILEVFNARKRDYAIIGTYKGILKNMFLGVTKGWRYKLKVIYTHFPMLVKVQGNQLIIENFLGRKSKIVLEIPKGVKVEVKGKEDLIVEGIDRELVSRFAAAIQAATELHGEERPSPHGREGGLGVVDGIYVVGHEHIKS from the coding sequence ATGCGTGTGGCTTACAGCGTCGAGGAGGTTGAGGTGCCGAAGGGCGTCAGCGTCGCTATTGAGAAGACTGGGCCCTTTGACTACCTAGTGAAGGTAAAGGGGCCTCTTGGCGAGGTTGTGAAGGAGTTTAGAAACACGCCGGTGGTGATGAGCCTCCAAGACGGGAGGATTATCCTGGAGGTTTTCAACGCTAGGAAGAGAGACTATGCAATAATTGGGACGTATAAGGGTATTCTTAAAAACATGTTTCTCGGCGTGACTAAGGGGTGGAGGTATAAGCTCAAGGTTATATACACGCACTTCCCCATGTTGGTGAAGGTGCAGGGGAACCAGCTAATTATTGAAAACTTCCTTGGCCGCAAGTCCAAGATAGTGTTAGAGATCCCCAAGGGGGTGAAGGTGGAGGTGAAGGGGAAGGAGGATCTAATTGTCGAGGGTATTGACAGGGAGTTGGTGAGCCGGTTCGCCGCCGCCATACAAGCGGCCACGGAGCTACACGGCGAGGAGAGGCCGTCACCCCACGGCCGCGAGGGTGGGCTGGGCGTGGTGGATGGGATCTACGTCGTTGGACACGAGCACATTAAAAGCTGA
- a CDS encoding DUF72 domain-containing protein, whose translation MKVLVGTCGFPKARRVVYETLDVVELQETFYNMPRRERMAELRREAPEFRFTAKVFQGITHPPDSPTFKRTRGFKPGEGHGLLKPTRENLRLWEEFLEAVAPLRPEVLVFQTPPSLKPLPHIYDFFRSVAGGWRLAWEPRGETYRDPGLIRKVADLGILIVVDPLRREPLPADLYYFRLHGLGKGEVNYRYKYTDDDLKKIAAVIRKLRGDAVYVMFNNIYMYDDAVALKQMLSREAPDT comes from the coding sequence GTGAAGGTGTTAGTTGGCACGTGCGGCTTCCCCAAAGCCCGCCGCGTCGTGTACGAGACCTTAGACGTCGTGGAGTTGCAGGAGACGTTTTACAACATGCCCCGGCGGGAGAGGATGGCGGAGCTTAGGCGGGAGGCCCCAGAATTCCGCTTCACGGCCAAGGTGTTTCAAGGCATTACACACCCCCCCGACAGCCCGACATTTAAAAGGACCAGGGGCTTCAAGCCGGGGGAGGGGCACGGCTTGTTAAAACCGACTAGGGAAAACCTTAGGCTCTGGGAGGAGTTTCTAGAGGCAGTTGCGCCTCTGCGCCCCGAGGTGTTGGTCTTCCAGACTCCACCAAGCCTCAAGCCGTTGCCGCACATCTACGACTTTTTTAGGTCTGTAGCCGGTGGCTGGAGGCTGGCGTGGGAACCCAGAGGCGAGACGTATAGAGATCCCGGCCTCATAAGGAAGGTGGCCGACCTGGGCATCCTCATCGTAGTAGATCCGTTGAGGAGGGAGCCGTTGCCCGCCGATTTATACTACTTCAGACTCCACGGGCTTGGCAAGGGCGAGGTTAACTACCGCTACAAATACACCGATGACGATTTAAAGAAAATAGCCGCGGTTATAAGAAAGCTCCGGGGCGACGCGGTATACGTCATGTTTAACAACATCTATATGTATGACGACGCAGTTGCGTTGAAACAGATGCTGAGCCGCGAGGCGCCGGACACATAG